gtgagagagagtgtgaagactcaagcttgcaTTGAAGAAGGAGTGGTTTTCGCGGGTATTTCGCGAGTAAACTTCCCGCGAAGTAAGCCACATgaagagcacatgactggaatgtaAAGAGTCGTGACAATCTGGTGACAGCTAGTTTTCGCGAGTAGCTCgtgggtaaggccttctcgcaAGATACCTGCGAAAcattctgttttgctattttcaCTTATCTGCTCCTCCAtatcttcacccacactatatatatccacattacccacatattgtgtGAAGtgcttttcaaagagaaaatccTAGCAaacacacttgagagttagaaatTGTAAACCCACAACCATCTACACAATCATTTGTGGTTTCTTcatactcctacctctccatatccatatccttgagaggttgatagcccaaacacttaccacacccaatctgagtgtcaagtgaggttttggtgctgttgggaagtattggaagaagccaagctttggctgttgcaatcgggcgcattgcaGGATCCAGAAAGCTAAACAAGACACGGTTCAGAAAAGCCttattggagtaggagcttagagggcttaggtacactaggtatattaggcttgaagggtctcttgctattcgtgtatcccaacttattttctagtggatagatttaccgcttggaaggTAACGGAAAGGTTTTTCAcagagttctttggtttcctttttgataacacatcggcgtgttatcttgtgtttgcatttatcttccctactcttttaactttcattttattgctgtgatttgatgaatatggcttggagtagttttattgtttatttgctcgcatttactctattccgcacttagtttaagttagagtaaaatcaactgagctgtaatcttttaatttggggtctgaacagctcttgtgtttttaacacaaatccgagctttcagaGGACTAATCTGTGATCATAGGGAAGAATGCTTGAAAGGATTTAGTCGTGGCATAGGCAAGACCACCATTGTAATTGCTGAATTTTGGGCTCTAAGGAATGGTCTCCGTGTAGCATCCCAAATGGGAATCCCATACCTAGAAGTTGAGAGTGATGCCAAGATAGTGATAGACCTTTTGCTCTCTAACTCACTGCCAAACAGAATATACACATCCCTGTTACTTGATTGCAGGTCCCTCCTCAAAAGGTTTCAACAAGTCAAGGTGGCCTATACCTTTCGGGAAGCAAATAGGATGCTGTGGCTAGATTGGGGTGCTTGCAGCAGGAAAATTTTGTAGTGTTTAACAGTCCCTTATCGACtgaaatttcttcttttgttaacTCTGATGGTGTATACTTTGTAAAGCGCTATGCCAATACAGCTTTGTTGTTAATAAATTTccttttaacaaaattaaaataaaataataggcACCCTATTGACAGTCAGTCATGATGGAGCTGACATTCACTGATGCATTACTAACACGTAACAATCTTCATGATGaggttgaaaattgaaatcctTCACAACTAAAGTCATCACCTAatttctcagcaaaaaaaaaaaaaaaagtcatcacCAAACTAATACTACATATTTTACGACAGATTCTCCTTACATTACAATTCAATGACATATAGACATATAGTTgagtacttttattttattctaattaTTACATCAGCGTCACCCAATTAAGCCCCCAACCAACTTTGAAATTATCCACTTCACTTCCAAACTGTTCTAGATTTCCCAAGTTTGACAAATCTATAAGTTCCTCTTTCTCCTCTGGAAGCACCTAGTTATTTGGATTGTCAGCTTTCTGCTAATTGTTATATTTCTGGTTCTGGAAAACCCACGTTGTCTTGTCCCTTGTCTCAATGATATTATAGGAATGTCTAATTAGACTCATGACTGTTGGGTTGGGATGGGATTGTTGGGCTTAGGGTAGCTTTCAGATTTCCTAGCTAACAACATTGTTTGTTCCATATAGTTCTGAAAGAAATTCTATTCCTATGTTTTCAAGTTCTTGTAGATCTTGGTGACTGACAGATATTGATATCCTCTTCAACTGTTTTTAGTTTTCTGTATATTTCATAAAATTCTTATGACTTTTATACTTGTTAAGGGATCTGAATGTCAATTCTTAGATTTTCTGGATTCAAAGGCAGCGTGTGAAACTTTGTAGGAGTCTCCTAGAATTAATCCAATTTCTTAAAAAGCATAAAGAATGGAGTTCTTCCTTGCTTCATTACATGAAACAGTGAAATCAGAAGCTGAAATTGTTCTAACGTCAATAGTACCTTTATTGAAACTCCTCTCTATAACTGTCATTGGTTTAGCTCTTGCTCACAAGAAAATCCAAACTATCCCAAAAGAGACTTTCAAGATACTAAGTGAACttgtttttgctctttttttgcCCTGCCTGATCTTCACCCACCTTGGTCCATGCATTAGtctaaaaaatttcattcattGGTGGTTCATCCCTGTAAATGTTGTTCTCAGTACTTccattggttgtgtgttgggGTTATTGGTGGCTATAATTTGCAGGCCACCACCTGAATACTTTCGATTCACCATCATCATGACCGCATTTGGAAACACGGGAAATATCCCTCTTGCAATTGTTTCAGCAGTTTGCCACAGTACTGATAACCCATTTGGCGAGGAATGTTATGCAGCTGGTGTGGCATATGTATCCTTTTCTCAATGGGTTTCTGTTATTCTTGTATACACTCTTGTTTATCATATGATGGAACCCCCATTGGAGTCTTATGAGATTGTTGAAGTTGAAGAAGGGCCCGCTGAGATTGAGGAAGTACCTGCTGATGATCTCAGTAGGCCAATTCTTGTTGAAGCTGAATGGCCAGGAATTGAAGATAAGGAAACAGAACATTGCAAGACACCCTTTATTGCAAGGCTTTTCAGCAGCATCTCTGGCATCTCACAATCAACTATTCAGGATCTTGATTCAGTGGAGGAAAGTCGAAGTAGTCCCAAGTCTATTAGGTGTTTGGCTGAGCCTAGGATGGTTAGAAAAATCAGAATTGTTGCTGAGAAAACTCCAATTCATCACATTCTTCAGCCACCAACAATTGCTTCTCTGTTAGCTATTATTATAGGACTTGTCCCTCAGCTcaaatcttttgtttttaatgatgATTCTATAGTCTCTTTCATCATAGACAGTTTAGATTTTATGGCTGAGGCAATGGTGCCTTCAACTATGCTTATTCTTGGTGGAATGCTAGCTGAGGGTCCCAATGAATCTAATTTAGGGATCCGAACTACAATTGGAATCATTGTAGCAAGGCTTTTAGTACTTCCTTTGTTTGGAATTGGGGTCATCATGTTGGCTGAtaagttaaattttttggtCTATGGGGATCAAGTGTACCGGTTTGTGCTGTTGCTGCAATACACAACGCCAAGTGCCATTTTGTTGGGGGCAATTGCAAGCTTGAGGGGTTATGCAGTGAAGGAGGCATCAGCACTCCTCTTCTGGCAGCATGTGATTGCTCTATTCTCCCTTTCGTTGTATATAATTCTGTACTTTAATGTGCTGCTTTCTTACGTCTAAGGTCTGGTCGtctgcctcttcttcttcttctgcttcttcttcttttatttttattttttattttttttaactttgtgaAAAGCATGTAATAGCCATTTGACATGCTGATTTCGAGTAGTATATTTCTATTCTGAATGTGATTAAGTTGAAAGGATGTATCCGTAAcaatcagatgtaatttacttcctgttctttggttttcttcatTTCCAAATTTAAGAAACCTTGTGATGAACAATCTGTGAAAAGAGGTTCATGATTTCCCTGCCATGGAACAAAAAAGAGTGACACTAGGGAATGTTCTTGACCTGCTCATGGAGGTTTCCAAAACCACTGGCAATTTAGTTACTTCAGTCTACATTATGTTTCTGATTCTTATTTTGGGCATGATAGCCTATCTAAGGAATGTTCCATGATACCTCCCCAATGGATTTCCAAACTACTGGCAGTCTAGTTTCTTGATTTGTCACTGTTTCCCTAACTAATATCTTGCTAATCCAAGGTTCATCCTGTTATGGATGCAGAGGCATTTATATATATCTTCTGCAAACAACTATAATACATGCCTTAAAATCTGATAAATCTTTGAACTTTTACTTCAGGGTGCACAGGATGCAAGGTTAACTTAGATTTCCCACAGGTATTGATGTTAAAAGACGTCTTCCATAAGAAGTAGACCATGAAAGGAGGGATGGCATCGGGTTTAGAGTAAGTCTTTTGCTCAGAATCTCTTACAATATgttctttgttttcttatacacattttatgtgtttttcttggAATTCTTATTGAGTAGATTCAGAACCAAAACCTTCAAATTTAGCATTTTAGACCAAGGTTAAAATATGACAAGCAATCTTCACTAGGAATAAGGTAGCATTGAAGTAAATTCAGTTGTTTTGGACGTCGAACTTACTTATAGAACTTTACAAGAAGATAGAATCTAAAACAATCACTGTACTTTACAAGAATTTAGAATCTAAAACAttgttttagtcatttttttggtGCATGAAAAGAtttatttgagatttttgttgCTGACAAGATGGAgaaaagtttataaataaaaaatgcctAGTCTATATCACAGGCTTAAGATTATTTGATGTCAAACAGCTCATAAACTTCAGCTGTACATTGCAGACAAGATTTTTCATGCTGCAGAAGTTTTTGCAGATCTTCGACATAAACctgatctttttttcttttttcttttttcttttttcttttttctctttggcAATCTGAAAGGTtggaataaattatacattcattctTAAAGTTAATCTGCTTGTCtcctcaattctttttttttttttttctcaagtcGAGTGACTTGGTTAAAGGTATTCCTATCGTTGTGTCTTTTTGGAGAGCACATAAAAGTGTAGTTCAATTATGTCAAACATAGcatttgaaatattttcacttgttactttccataattttttttttaatttaaaaaaaaaatgatgtcatttacatattttataaacATTTTGGCCATGTCATGGAATTTCTTTGTTGGGAAGATTTCTCATTGATGTCCACTTCTCTTGTTTCTATGAACTCAATTATCCAAACACCCGAATGATTGAAGTGTTGCATATGGTATTGCTATCTCAGactttgttttatagtttaagTAATGAAAAAATGGAAAGATTTTTTGGAAGCTTGTTAGATTGAGGACTCGTGATTCATAGAGATCGAAGATGgttcatgtttttttattttaatagagaAGACGCGTATGCATGGTACCATATGTTACCATGATCCATGAATAAATAATTGTACGCCACATTCCTATAGTAACTGGATTGAATTCCGCCTTTGTTCATGAGGTtccatttattttaattgaacaGAACATTCAGGGAAAATATCTTCCAAGGAAACATGATAGAGTTTTCCCCCAAACTTAATTCCTAAAAGCCAAATGTTTTTCTTTAGAATGGCTTTCCAGGATTTAATTTCATACAAATGAACAACCAGACATAAAAGAACAAAGACAATTCCGTAGCCCAAACAGAAAAGGCAGTGGTATCATGCGTAACCTTTGTATACATCCTTCTCCTTCTCATATGGACCCGTAATACAAAATGATTTATAAATCATGTGAAAC
This genomic stretch from Castanea sativa cultivar Marrone di Chiusa Pesio chromosome 1, ASM4071231v1 harbors:
- the LOC142605663 gene encoding protein PIN-LIKES 2-like isoform X2, with amino-acid sequence MEFFLASLHETVKSEAEIVLTSIVPLLKLLSITVIGLALAHKKIQTIPKETFKILSELVFALFLPCLIFTHLGPCISLKNFIHWWFIPVNVVLSTSIGCVLGLLVAIICRPPPEYFRFTIIMTAFGNTGNIPLAIVSAVCHSTDNPFGEECYAAGVAYVSFSQWVSVILVYTLVYHMMEPPLESYEIVEVEEGPAEIEEVPADDLSRPILVEAEWPGIEDKETEHCKTPFIARLFSSISGISQSTIQDLDSVEESRSSPKSIRCLAEPRMVRKIRIVAEKTPIHHILQPPTIASLLAIIIGLVPQLKSFVFNDDSIVSFIIDSLDFMAEAMVPSTMLILGGMLAEGPNESNLGIRTTIGIIVARLLVLPLFGIGVIMLADKLNFLVYGDQVYRFVLLLQYTTPSAILLGAIASLRGYAVKEASALLFWQHGAQDARLT
- the LOC142605663 gene encoding protein PIN-LIKES 2-like isoform X1, which translates into the protein MEFFLASLHETVKSEAEIVLTSIVPLLKLLSITVIGLALAHKKIQTIPKETFKILSELVFALFLPCLIFTHLGPCISLKNFIHWWFIPVNVVLSTSIGCVLGLLVAIICRPPPEYFRFTIIMTAFGNTGNIPLAIVSAVCHSTDNPFGEECYAAGVAYVSFSQWVSVILVYTLVYHMMEPPLESYEIVEVEEGPAEIEEVPADDLSRPILVEAEWPGIEDKETEHCKTPFIARLFSSISGISQSTIQDLDSVEESRSSPKSIRCLAEPRMVRKIRIVAEKTPIHHILQPPTIASLLAIIIGLVPQLKSFVFNDDSIVSFIIDSLDFMAEAMVPSTMLILGGMLAEGPNESNLGIRTTIGIIVARLLVLPLFGIGVIMLADKLNFLVYGDQVYRFVLLLQYTTPSAILLGAIASLRGYAVKEASALLFWQHVIALFSLSLYIILYFNVLLSYV